Proteins from one Phycisphaeraceae bacterium genomic window:
- a CDS encoding redox-sensing transcriptional repressor Rex yields MSERVRIPKPTARRLSLYLRELSESIHAGRVRISSKVLGDALGLTDAQVRKDLACFGQFGQPGVGYRAADLSERIRRIMGRDHRWNLALVGAGNIGRAILAYRSFRDEGFQFAAVFDQSPQLVGQTIAGLRVLPVASLAQEVRARQIQIGVIATPAEAAQEVADRLVAAGVDGILNFAPRRLTAPSRVCMATVDLTVAIEQLAFDISIARGREGVES; encoded by the coding sequence ATGTCGGAGCGTGTGCGGATTCCAAAGCCAACCGCTCGTCGCCTCAGCCTGTACCTGCGCGAATTGAGTGAGAGCATTCACGCGGGAAGGGTGCGGATCAGCTCCAAGGTTCTCGGTGACGCACTAGGTCTCACCGATGCGCAGGTCCGCAAGGATCTTGCGTGTTTCGGCCAGTTCGGCCAGCCCGGAGTCGGCTACCGAGCGGCCGACTTGAGCGAGCGCATCCGCAGGATCATGGGACGCGATCATCGGTGGAATCTGGCGTTGGTTGGGGCCGGCAACATCGGCCGGGCGATCCTCGCCTATCGCAGCTTCCGCGATGAAGGCTTCCAGTTCGCCGCTGTCTTTGACCAGTCGCCTCAGTTGGTGGGGCAGACGATTGCCGGCCTTCGAGTGCTGCCGGTGGCGTCACTGGCGCAGGAGGTCCGCGCCCGGCAGATCCAGATTGGTGTCATCGCAACGCCGGCCGAAGCGGCTCAGGAGGTCGCCGATCGACTGGTGGCCGCTGGCGTCGATGGAATCCTGAACTTCGCGCCGCGACGGCTGACCGCACCGTCCCGCGTGTGCATGGCTACAGTGGATCTCACCGTGGCCATCGAGCAACTTGCCTTCGACATTTCGATCGCCCGTGGACGGGAGGGGGTCGAGTCGTGA
- a CDS encoding class I tRNA ligase family protein, whose protein sequence is MSRTAYITTPIYYVNDRPHIGHAYTTTLCDVWARAMRLRGREVRFLTGTDEHGVKVEKSAAEKGVSPQQLADENSAEFQRVLKLFDLTNDDFIRTTEPRHERRVQALVKRLLDAGHVYLGEFEGWYDEGQEEYHTETKAKELGYKSPVSGKPLVRAKEHNYYFRLSAFQKPLERFYAEHPGFVQPQARFNEVLGRVRDGLQDVPVTRTNFKWGIPFPGHAEHVIYVWIDALFNYVTALGLGDGATGGSGSGVKGVAGGESGGAADVRHASGAIVGSAAGAGAAGASPICGDSALGDLARFWPADFHVIGKEILWFHAVIWPALLMALEMPVPRCVYAHSFWISNGQKMSKSLGNFIDLPTIEGYFGRYGLDAWRWFMVTRGPLEATDADFRAEAFHETYTADLVNTVGNCASRVTAMMEKYFDGVVPEDPERGGEWPARVRETVAAWEKAIDDFALADAASAAIGLLRQVDGFINATEPFKLAKDPAQKPRLASILAQCAECVRVSGVLLAPLLPGKMNELAAALGQPAPNTQSRGGGTIGAAHAGSAPLSAGAGTGIERLTAWGGLAPGTKLTKCALFPRVDAPKPA, encoded by the coding sequence GTGTCGCGCACCGCTTACATCACCACGCCCATCTACTATGTGAACGATCGGCCGCACATCGGCCACGCGTACACCACCACCCTGTGTGATGTCTGGGCGAGGGCCATGCGACTTCGCGGGCGCGAGGTGCGCTTCCTGACCGGCACCGATGAGCACGGCGTGAAGGTCGAGAAGAGCGCTGCGGAGAAGGGTGTTTCGCCACAGCAGCTCGCCGACGAGAACTCCGCGGAGTTCCAGCGCGTCTTGAAACTCTTTGATCTCACGAACGACGACTTCATTCGCACCACCGAGCCGCGGCACGAACGGCGCGTGCAGGCGCTGGTGAAGCGACTGCTCGACGCGGGGCATGTCTATCTCGGCGAGTTCGAGGGGTGGTACGACGAAGGCCAGGAGGAGTACCACACCGAGACGAAGGCCAAGGAGCTTGGCTACAAGAGCCCTGTAAGCGGCAAGCCGCTCGTTCGCGCGAAGGAGCACAACTACTACTTCCGGCTCTCGGCGTTCCAGAAGCCGCTCGAGCGCTTCTACGCGGAGCATCCCGGGTTCGTGCAGCCGCAGGCTCGCTTCAACGAGGTGCTCGGACGCGTACGCGACGGTTTGCAGGATGTCCCGGTGACGCGGACCAACTTCAAGTGGGGCATTCCCTTTCCGGGTCACGCCGAGCATGTCATCTATGTGTGGATCGACGCGCTCTTCAACTATGTGACGGCGCTCGGCCTCGGCGACGGCGCGACAGGCGGCTCGGGCAGCGGCGTGAAGGGAGTTGCCGGCGGCGAATCGGGTGGCGCCGCTGATGTGCGCCATGCGAGCGGCGCGATCGTCGGCTCCGCGGCAGGTGCGGGCGCGGCTGGCGCCAGTCCCATTTGCGGCGACTCTGCGCTAGGTGACCTCGCTCGCTTCTGGCCCGCCGACTTTCATGTCATCGGCAAGGAGATTCTCTGGTTCCATGCGGTCATCTGGCCGGCGCTGCTGATGGCGCTCGAGATGCCGGTGCCGCGCTGCGTCTATGCCCACAGCTTCTGGATCTCCAACGGCCAGAAGATGTCAAAGAGCCTCGGCAACTTCATCGACCTGCCGACCATCGAGGGATACTTCGGCAGGTACGGGCTCGATGCGTGGCGCTGGTTCATGGTGACGCGAGGTCCGCTCGAAGCCACCGACGCCGACTTCCGCGCCGAGGCGTTCCACGAGACCTACACGGCGGATCTCGTCAACACAGTTGGCAACTGTGCAAGCCGGGTGACCGCCATGATGGAGAAGTACTTCGACGGCGTGGTGCCCGAAGACCCGGAGCGCGGCGGCGAGTGGCCTGCGCGGGTCCGCGAGACGGTCGCCGCGTGGGAGAAGGCGATCGACGACTTCGCGCTGGCCGATGCGGCAAGCGCGGCGATCGGTCTGCTGCGTCAGGTCGACGGCTTCATCAATGCCACCGAGCCGTTCAAGCTCGCCAAGGACCCGGCGCAGAAGCCCCGGCTCGCGTCGATTCTCGCCCAGTGTGCCGAGTGCGTGCGCGTGAGCGGCGTGCTGCTCGCGCCGCTGTTGCCGGGAAAGATGAACGAGCTTGCCGCGGCACTTGGGCAGCCAGCGCCGAACACGCAGTCTCGCGGCGGCGGCACGATCGGTGCGGCGCACGCAGGTTCAGCGCCGCTGTCGGCGGGTGCCGGCACCGGGATCGAGAGGCTCACGGCCTGGGGCGGCCTCGCCCCCGGGACAAAGCTCACCAAGTGCGCTCTCTTCCCGCGCGTGGACGCGCCGAAGCCTGCCTGA
- the metF gene encoding methylenetetrahydrofolate reductase [NAD(P)H], which translates to MHVADIFARDGLTTSFEFFPPRNPQGWEALYSTISDFEALSPSFVSVTYGAGGSTRDQTHELVVRLRRTTRLDPIPHLTCVGHTTADIESLLERYAAEGVTNILALRGDRPRDGSADGVRGDFPHASDLVRCIRRFNDAGRHPDPRGFGIGVAGFPEGHPETPNTLRQMDHLKAKVDAGADWICTQLFFDNRAFFDWRDRCEISGIKVPILAGIMPITSSAGLLRMADLAAGTRFPASLLRSINRCAGDEEAVARVGVHWATEQCRDLLDHGVRGLHFYTLNRSSATRRIYEALGVRTSAQLRP; encoded by the coding sequence ATGCATGTCGCCGACATCTTCGCTCGCGACGGCTTGACCACCAGCTTCGAGTTCTTTCCGCCGCGAAATCCGCAGGGATGGGAAGCTCTCTACTCGACGATCAGCGACTTCGAGGCGCTCTCTCCGTCCTTTGTCTCGGTCACTTACGGGGCGGGCGGGTCCACTCGTGACCAGACGCACGAACTCGTCGTCCGCCTCCGTCGCACCACGCGGCTGGACCCGATTCCGCACTTGACCTGCGTGGGACACACGACGGCGGACATCGAGAGCCTTCTTGAGCGCTATGCCGCAGAGGGAGTCACGAACATTCTCGCGCTGCGCGGTGACCGACCGCGCGATGGCAGCGCGGACGGTGTCCGGGGCGACTTTCCGCACGCGAGCGACCTGGTGCGCTGCATCCGTCGATTCAATGATGCGGGTCGCCACCCCGACCCGCGCGGATTCGGTATCGGCGTGGCCGGCTTCCCCGAAGGCCATCCCGAGACGCCGAACACGCTTCGGCAGATGGACCACCTGAAGGCGAAGGTCGATGCCGGTGCCGACTGGATCTGCACGCAGCTCTTTTTCGACAACCGCGCGTTCTTCGATTGGCGGGATCGATGCGAGATTTCGGGCATCAAGGTGCCGATCCTTGCGGGCATCATGCCGATCACCAGTTCGGCGGGCCTGCTGAGAATGGCCGACCTCGCTGCCGGCACGCGCTTCCCGGCGAGCCTGCTTCGTTCCATCAATCGCTGCGCCGGAGATGAAGAGGCCGTCGCGCGCGTCGGTGTGCACTGGGCCACGGAGCAGTGCCGCGACCTGCTGGACCACGGGGTTCGCGGCCTTCACTTCTACACGCTGAATCGAAGCTCGGCGACGCGCCGCATCTACGAGGCGCTGGGTGTTCGCACGAGCGCCCAGTTGCGACCGTGA
- the cas1 gene encoding CRISPR-associated endonuclease Cas1, translated as MDETIWPCRGVAEFAYCPRLFYYMTVEGVFIPSSDTELGARVHARVDRPSAAIESGPGQSAPQATPSLGTDASGEQSGSADRPNAAGIDKLGDAERDPERPRSIRSLSLASERLGITGKLDLAEVAGTTATPVEYRKGRPKRTGPSAPQGDELMEELLPLGTVEAWPTDRVQVGLQALLLEEAGYTVHEAVIYYAAEKLRLRLPVDDVLKAEALRTLEAAKAASLGPRPLPLVNDPRCPRCSLQPICLPDEVNHQRFTALTQSVQAAAQPLDSARPGNTGQRNGTKVPEDHTPRKLWPPRSDGIQVVLLKDGIRVGVRGQSVRVTDRDGTTVRDLPLATIESVAVLGGVQVSTQALCVFADHEVPVAFLSAAGRLVAMMDPMGPTSAAVRMAQMRRFDQPERALQLAKAIVSAKIHNQRTLLMRNHPALPDLASNTMLQALRDAEGARTLDELRGHEGNAAAIYFRHFAGMFKPTAESVAREFESSGRRRRPPPDPVNCVISFGYAMLANECAAAARLASLEPSIGALHALRPGRPALALDLMEPFRPIIADSIAISAFNRGELVEGHFHRTAAGCAMTDSGRKAFFGAYGRRMETEVTHPVFEYRLSYRRMLMLHARLIAAWLLDEVPTLAFLTTR; from the coding sequence GTGGACGAGACAATCTGGCCATGCCGAGGTGTTGCAGAGTTCGCGTACTGCCCGCGCCTGTTCTATTACATGACGGTCGAAGGGGTCTTCATTCCCAGCTCCGACACCGAACTGGGTGCGAGGGTGCATGCTCGAGTGGACAGGCCGAGCGCCGCGATCGAGTCGGGGCCCGGTCAGTCGGCGCCGCAAGCCACTCCGTCGCTTGGCACTGACGCCTCTGGTGAGCAGAGTGGATCGGCGGATCGCCCAAACGCGGCTGGCATCGACAAGCTGGGCGACGCCGAGCGGGATCCGGAGCGGCCTCGTTCCATCCGAAGTCTCTCGCTAGCCAGCGAGCGGCTGGGCATTACGGGCAAACTCGATCTCGCAGAAGTCGCAGGTACAACGGCCACTCCGGTGGAGTATCGCAAGGGGCGTCCAAAGCGCACCGGTCCGAGCGCTCCCCAGGGTGATGAGCTCATGGAGGAACTCCTCCCGCTTGGCACGGTGGAGGCATGGCCGACCGATCGAGTCCAGGTGGGCTTGCAGGCGCTCCTGCTCGAAGAGGCCGGATACACGGTGCACGAGGCGGTCATCTACTACGCCGCGGAGAAGCTCCGTCTTCGCCTCCCGGTCGACGATGTCCTGAAGGCCGAGGCGCTCAGAACCCTTGAGGCTGCAAAGGCCGCCAGCCTTGGTCCGCGACCGCTCCCGCTGGTCAACGACCCTCGGTGTCCTCGATGCTCATTACAGCCCATTTGTCTGCCAGACGAAGTCAACCATCAGCGGTTCACCGCGTTGACGCAGTCAGTGCAGGCGGCCGCCCAGCCACTGGACTCGGCGCGCCCAGGCAATACTGGCCAGCGGAACGGCACCAAGGTCCCCGAAGACCACACTCCCAGGAAGCTCTGGCCGCCGCGCAGTGATGGCATCCAGGTGGTGCTTCTGAAGGATGGGATTCGCGTCGGCGTTCGCGGCCAATCTGTCAGGGTCACCGATCGCGACGGGACCACCGTGCGCGACCTTCCACTGGCCACCATTGAGTCCGTTGCCGTTCTTGGTGGCGTTCAGGTGTCGACCCAGGCACTCTGTGTCTTTGCGGATCACGAGGTGCCCGTCGCGTTCCTGTCGGCTGCGGGGCGGCTCGTGGCCATGATGGACCCGATGGGGCCCACCAGTGCTGCAGTGCGCATGGCGCAGATGCGCCGCTTCGATCAACCCGAGCGAGCATTGCAACTGGCGAAAGCTATTGTGTCCGCGAAGATCCACAATCAGCGCACGCTGCTGATGCGCAATCATCCCGCGCTGCCGGACCTCGCATCGAACACAATGCTTCAGGCGCTGCGCGACGCAGAAGGGGCGCGAACACTGGACGAGCTGCGCGGCCACGAGGGGAACGCCGCCGCGATCTACTTCCGCCACTTCGCCGGCATGTTCAAGCCCACAGCGGAGAGTGTCGCTCGCGAGTTCGAATCCAGCGGGCGGCGCCGAAGGCCGCCGCCCGACCCGGTGAACTGCGTCATCTCGTTCGGCTACGCGATGTTGGCCAACGAGTGCGCTGCGGCAGCACGACTGGCGAGCCTTGAGCCGTCGATCGGCGCTTTGCACGCGCTGCGCCCCGGGCGTCCGGCGCTGGCGCTGGACCTGATGGAGCCGTTCAGGCCGATCATCGCGGATTCCATCGCCATCTCCGCGTTCAATCGCGGCGAACTGGTCGAGGGTCACTTCCATCGCACGGCCGCCGGGTGTGCCATGACCGACTCGGGGCGCAAAGCGTTCTTCGGTGCCTACGGCCGCCGAATGGAAACGGAGGTGACGCACCCGGTCTTCGAGTACCGGCTGAGCTACCGGCGCATGCTGATGCTGCATGCACGGTTGATCGCCGCGTGGCTGCTTGATGAGGTTCCCACGCTCGCCTTCCTGACTACGCGGTAA
- a CDS encoding DEAD/DEAH box helicase, giving the protein MTTAFDAFFANVTGHRRHEWQARLAQQDDCPNLLIRVPTGFGKTAGVTVAWLWNRVHEKNEAWPRRLVICLPMRTLVEQTERAVTEWIDRAGLDPKPSAHVLLGGLSPSDWHLEPERDAVLIGTQDMLLSRALNRGYGSGRARWPMEHGLLNVDCLWIMDEIQLMDVGLVTSVQLQGFANTEERDKKLPRPRRTWWMSATLQRDWLHRAPALIDADSLPIVELDPIEQTGPLWAVQKPFRVEHVPAVDDGMGKAWAEIVAKSHEATQGGLTLSIANTVKIALALHAALEKLKKQRRLSQDVDLRLVHSRFRGAERRLWARELLARSQCGAGKNRIIVATQVVEAGVDISADALVTELAPWASLIQRLGRCARYGGKGEVVVIDRGYADDKAAAPYELAQLRAAAEAIMLLDGDAGPPALDCFEKNQAAKPKEESMLPRLYPYAPLHILTRREMHDLFDTGPDLTGADVDISRFVREGNDRDVTVWWWPVPEGRAPHLRLRPSHDALCRVPVGDARTWLLAGQQSDDDSQLPVPEESTLSPKNVRPRAWVWSYIEGEWERLEERHIYPGQTILVDAAGGGYDMRIGFTGKPSAVPVEPQHARAMNATDAADSADELEDLSEGLLDSRFQYKTVATHGTEVAREAARAGSALGLSTETVRALELAGLVHDIGKAHPAFAGAIRDRNGISLDTPLAKAPKGRWHGVRHMYDHSPLGKRPGFRHELASALALFDLVWRASPTHPALQGGREEILNATVGRALPEDDDRIQEPSGILAALVALDETSLNLVMYLVLSHHGKVRATLPMGARDQENVGQDGSLPIRGVRDGDVIPALGLADVTAQDFRLPQATLRLDPAKLGLSQRYGPSWVERVLGLRRCYGGFQLAWLEALLRVADVRASQIAQPRDARLSQDLVEVAPTPEAPDRDVDLRQWIEETVAAAQPQVNTAAGGRKTKVRAAPRAARTPARRGARGTS; this is encoded by the coding sequence GTGACGACCGCCTTCGACGCCTTCTTTGCGAACGTAACCGGTCATCGGCGACATGAGTGGCAAGCACGGCTGGCGCAGCAGGATGACTGCCCGAATCTGCTCATTCGCGTTCCCACTGGTTTCGGCAAGACCGCAGGCGTGACAGTCGCGTGGCTCTGGAACCGCGTACACGAGAAGAACGAAGCCTGGCCGCGACGCCTCGTCATCTGCCTGCCAATGCGCACGCTGGTCGAACAGACGGAGCGGGCGGTCACCGAGTGGATCGATCGTGCCGGGCTCGATCCAAAGCCGAGCGCACACGTTCTTCTCGGTGGGTTGTCTCCCTCGGATTGGCATCTCGAACCCGAACGGGATGCTGTGCTTATCGGGACCCAGGACATGCTTCTTTCTCGCGCGCTCAACCGCGGCTACGGGTCGGGTCGAGCGCGCTGGCCGATGGAGCACGGGCTGCTCAATGTTGATTGCCTCTGGATCATGGACGAGATCCAGCTCATGGACGTCGGGCTGGTGACCAGCGTGCAGCTCCAGGGATTCGCCAACACTGAGGAGCGCGACAAGAAGCTACCGCGCCCTCGTCGAACATGGTGGATGAGTGCGACGTTGCAGCGCGACTGGCTGCATCGTGCACCAGCGTTGATCGATGCTGATTCGCTTCCGATCGTCGAGCTCGATCCGATTGAGCAGACTGGTCCTCTTTGGGCGGTACAGAAGCCGTTTCGTGTGGAGCATGTGCCAGCGGTCGACGATGGAATGGGTAAAGCGTGGGCCGAGATCGTCGCCAAGTCCCACGAGGCGACGCAAGGTGGCCTCACTCTCTCAATTGCGAACACGGTGAAGATCGCGCTTGCACTGCATGCGGCGCTTGAGAAGCTCAAGAAGCAGAGAAGGCTCTCCCAGGATGTGGACCTTCGGCTAGTCCACTCGCGGTTCCGTGGCGCGGAACGGAGACTGTGGGCCAGAGAGCTTCTCGCCCGCTCACAGTGCGGGGCGGGCAAGAACCGGATCATCGTTGCGACCCAAGTGGTTGAGGCGGGCGTGGACATTTCGGCCGATGCCCTGGTGACCGAGCTGGCACCGTGGGCGTCCCTCATTCAGCGGCTCGGACGCTGTGCGCGATACGGTGGCAAGGGCGAGGTCGTCGTGATTGACCGGGGTTACGCCGACGACAAGGCGGCCGCCCCATACGAGCTCGCGCAGCTACGAGCCGCTGCTGAGGCCATCATGCTGTTGGACGGGGACGCGGGACCGCCAGCGTTGGACTGCTTCGAGAAGAACCAAGCGGCGAAGCCAAAGGAGGAGAGCATGCTGCCTCGCCTCTACCCCTATGCGCCGCTGCACATTCTCACACGGCGGGAGATGCACGATCTCTTCGACACCGGGCCGGACTTGACCGGTGCGGATGTTGACATCTCACGCTTCGTCCGCGAAGGTAACGACCGCGATGTAACGGTTTGGTGGTGGCCGGTGCCCGAAGGACGGGCCCCGCATCTCCGCCTCCGTCCTTCACACGATGCGCTTTGTCGCGTTCCGGTCGGCGACGCACGGACATGGCTACTCGCAGGCCAGCAAAGCGACGACGACAGTCAGTTGCCTGTGCCGGAGGAATCGACTCTCAGTCCGAAGAATGTGCGCCCGCGCGCCTGGGTGTGGAGCTACATCGAGGGTGAGTGGGAGCGTCTCGAGGAGCGCCACATCTATCCGGGGCAGACTATCCTCGTCGATGCAGCCGGGGGTGGGTACGACATGCGGATCGGCTTCACTGGAAAGCCGAGCGCCGTTCCCGTCGAGCCCCAGCATGCGCGGGCGATGAACGCCACGGACGCTGCCGACTCTGCAGACGAACTGGAGGATCTCAGCGAAGGCCTCCTCGATAGCCGCTTTCAATACAAGACCGTCGCGACGCACGGAACCGAAGTCGCGCGTGAAGCAGCGCGAGCTGGCTCTGCGCTTGGCCTCAGTACTGAAACTGTACGGGCACTGGAGCTCGCGGGGCTGGTGCATGACATCGGAAAGGCGCATCCGGCGTTCGCGGGCGCGATCAGGGACCGAAACGGTATCTCGCTCGACACGCCCCTGGCGAAGGCGCCCAAGGGCCGTTGGCACGGCGTTCGGCACATGTACGATCACAGCCCGCTCGGGAAGCGGCCCGGGTTTCGCCACGAGTTGGCTAGCGCCCTCGCGCTTTTCGATCTGGTGTGGCGTGCAAGCCCTACGCACCCTGCGCTTCAGGGCGGGCGAGAGGAGATTCTCAACGCCACCGTCGGCCGAGCCCTGCCGGAGGACGATGATCGGATCCAGGAGCCGTCGGGGATACTCGCTGCACTCGTCGCGCTAGACGAGACCTCCCTCAACCTGGTCATGTACCTCGTCCTCTCGCATCACGGGAAGGTCCGTGCAACCTTACCGATGGGCGCGCGCGACCAGGAGAACGTCGGCCAGGATGGTAGCTTGCCAATACGCGGCGTAAGAGACGGCGACGTAATCCCGGCGCTCGGGCTTGCGGACGTAACGGCTCAGGACTTCCGTCTTCCTCAGGCGACGCTGCGACTCGATCCGGCGAAGCTTGGCTTGTCGCAGCGCTATGGCCCGAGCTGGGTCGAACGCGTGCTTGGACTGCGCCGTTGCTACGGCGGGTTCCAGCTCGCCTGGCTGGAAGCGCTCCTGCGGGTTGCGGACGTCCGCGCATCGCAGATAGCCCAGCCGCGGGATGCGCGTCTCTCTCAGGATCTGGTGGAAGTGGCACCCACGCCGGAAGCGCCGGACCGCGACGTTGACCTTCGACAGTGGATCGAAGAAACGGTAGCCGCCGCTCAGCCGCAGGTGAACACTGCTGCAGGTGGTCGCAAGACGAAAGTGCGGGCCGCACCAAGAGCGGCGCGAACTCCTGCGCGGCGCGGCGCGCGAGGCACTTCATGA
- the cas2 gene encoding CRISPR-associated endonuclease Cas2: MRRSYLVCYDIREPKRLRRVHKLMKAYGEPWQYSVFHCTLKSIDRVRMETALRETANLKEDQVLIVDLGSNEDAALRASTFLGVGIPEPESGTVVI; encoded by the coding sequence ATGAGGCGAAGCTACCTCGTCTGCTACGACATTCGGGAGCCCAAGCGCCTGCGTCGGGTGCACAAGCTCATGAAGGCCTATGGCGAGCCATGGCAGTACTCCGTCTTCCACTGCACATTGAAGTCGATCGATCGTGTGCGCATGGAGACGGCGCTGCGCGAGACGGCCAATCTCAAGGAGGACCAGGTGTTGATCGTCGACCTTGGTTCGAACGAAGACGCCGCGCTGAGGGCGTCGACCTTCCTGGGCGTTGGAATCCCGGAACCCGAGAGCGGGACTGTGGTGATTTGA
- a CDS encoding N-acetylmuramoyl-L-alanine amidase has protein sequence MTPRRESTTAAPRRPIASSRRRLRWVWSLFAASMTTVGGVLLLLDGPAPQSVLATTAAMVRSPGAGRPDSVLPAAAPLDRARWRSIVIHHSGLPAGNAASIERFQQSAGISGLGYHFVVGNGHGSGDGEIEVGYRWAQQLPGAHVALRPKGTGASGSIAARQASFSAAELSEINERSIAICLVGNGDRSSFTPRQVRELVSLVRALQRELGIPASEVRLHRDLAEVTSPGERFPTAEFESQILP, from the coding sequence ATGACACCTCGACGAGAGAGCACAACCGCAGCCCCGCGACGCCCGATCGCGTCAAGCCGTCGACGCCTGCGCTGGGTGTGGTCGCTCTTCGCCGCGTCGATGACCACCGTGGGCGGCGTCCTGCTCCTTCTCGATGGTCCAGCCCCGCAGTCGGTCCTGGCGACGACGGCCGCGATGGTGCGAAGCCCGGGGGCGGGTCGGCCCGACAGCGTGCTGCCGGCCGCGGCGCCACTTGATCGAGCTCGCTGGCGATCGATCGTCATCCATCACTCAGGCCTGCCCGCGGGAAATGCGGCGAGCATCGAGCGCTTCCAGCAGTCCGCCGGAATCTCTGGCCTCGGATATCACTTCGTGGTTGGCAATGGCCACGGCTCCGGAGACGGAGAGATCGAGGTCGGCTATCGCTGGGCTCAGCAGCTTCCGGGGGCCCATGTCGCGCTTCGTCCGAAGGGGACCGGTGCCAGCGGATCGATCGCCGCTCGGCAGGCTTCATTCAGTGCCGCGGAGCTTTCTGAAATCAACGAACGGTCGATCGCAATCTGTCTTGTAGGCAATGGCGATCGCTCTTCCTTCACCCCTCGACAGGTGCGAGAGCTCGTCTCCCTGGTGCGGGCCCTTCAGCGGGAACTGGGGATTCCAGCGTCGGAGGTGCGTTTGCACCGGGACCTTGCCGAAGTCACCAGTCCAGGCGAGCGCTTCCCCACGGCTGAGTTTGAGTCTCAGATTCTTCCCTGA
- a CDS encoding serine/threonine protein kinase: MSSVRDLFGYRVLARIGQGAASVLYAVQDPKSKQVYALKHVVKRGEKDDRFLEQCESEASIGAKLNHPNIRRIEKILRTRKLFRVVEVGLLMELVDAATLDRRLPTTAAEAARIFAQVAHGLAHMHARGFVHADMKPINVMLSEDGSVKVIDLGQACEVGTIKKRIQGTPGYMAPEQAHREAITPQTDIYNFGATMYWVLVGEVIPTALPPKDENNSIYSGAVDPNQVKMPVPPAQRDPESIRRGNGFVVPQSLSDLVMECIQIVPSDRVASMDLVADRLDAIAAELSQPQRAAAK, from the coding sequence ATGTCTTCCGTTCGCGACCTGTTCGGATATCGAGTGCTGGCCAGAATCGGCCAAGGGGCTGCCAGCGTGCTCTACGCCGTGCAGGACCCGAAGTCGAAGCAGGTCTACGCGCTGAAGCATGTGGTGAAGCGGGGCGAGAAGGACGACCGCTTCCTCGAGCAGTGCGAGTCGGAAGCGTCGATCGGCGCCAAGCTCAACCACCCGAACATCCGGCGAATCGAGAAGATCCTCAGAACCCGCAAGCTCTTCCGCGTGGTCGAAGTGGGTCTGCTGATGGAGCTGGTCGATGCGGCCACCCTCGACCGGCGGCTGCCGACCACGGCGGCCGAGGCGGCGCGGATCTTCGCCCAGGTGGCCCACGGGCTTGCCCACATGCACGCGCGCGGGTTCGTCCACGCCGACATGAAGCCGATCAATGTCATGCTCTCGGAGGACGGGTCGGTCAAAGTCATCGACCTCGGTCAGGCCTGTGAAGTCGGCACCATCAAGAAGCGCATCCAGGGGACGCCCGGCTACATGGCGCCGGAGCAGGCGCATCGCGAGGCGATCACACCGCAGACGGACATCTACAACTTCGGCGCCACCATGTACTGGGTGCTCGTTGGTGAGGTGATCCCGACAGCCTTGCCGCCGAAGGATGAGAACAACAGCATCTACAGCGGCGCCGTCGATCCGAATCAAGTGAAGATGCCAGTGCCGCCAGCTCAGCGCGATCCGGAGAGCATCCGGCGCGGCAATGGCTTCGTGGTGCCTCAGTCGCTCTCGGATCTGGTGATGGAGTGCATCCAGATCGTTCCCTCAGATCGCGTGGCGTCGATGGATCTGGTGGCCGATCGCCTGGATGCCATCGCCGCCGAGCTGTCCCAGCCGCAGCGCGCTGCGGCCAAGTGA